Within Dictyostelium discoideum AX4 chromosome 4 chromosome, whole genome shotgun sequence, the genomic segment ATGAACCAATTCCAATCACCCAATTTGAGTCATgtgaaatattaaatgagaatttattagaaattgttgttgttgttgatagaTATGGTTTGTTTGATTGtgttcttttaaattttattgaattataATCTAATGATAACATTTTATTAACtaattcaatcattaatCTTCTACCGATAATCGATGATTTTGCACTATCATTGTCTTTACCAATTAACCAACTTCCATCTTTATTTGGTCTTTTGAAATTACTAATTCTATTACTTTCAATAGGatcatttataaaatcattaatttctttcCACTCAATATCATTTGGTTTCCATTTTGAAATATCAAAccctaataataaaatatttactaattctttttcattttggttcattattattattattaatattattattaataaaggaaaataaataaagggaaaaaaaaaaaaaaaaaaaaaaaaaaaaaaaaaaaaaaaaaaaaaaaaagtggtttgtgtggttaaaaataaattaatatgaaaatatttaaaaaataaaaaaaaaaatgattttgacttttttttttttttttttattttttattttttctaaacgAGATCAAAGTGAATTACTATCTCATTTATCCAGATAATCTTAGAGTATATTAATACTccaattttttatcatttttaaaataaaaataaaaattaaaaaaaatcacattGTGAATTAATGTTGAcatatcaaaaattattttaaatttgcaaaaaaaaaaaaaaaaaaaaaaaaaatttaatttccatgaatcaaattgtttattaaaaatattgaagtTTGTGTGTGTGAGAGTGTGgttttaatcttttaaaattaaaatcctAATCAAtggatcatttttttaatattaaaaatttattttataattatttaattatttaattttatttttttttttaaaaaaaaaagaaaaaataaaaaaaaaaaaaaaaatttattaaatatttttatttttatttttaaaaatataatataatcaATAACAAAAACCTATCACGAATTCTCActttggttttttatttatttttatatatgaaataaaaataaagtttagGGGGCGacctggaaaaaaaaaaaaaaaaaaaaattttacctTATTGATAAGTTATTTTGATATTGTAagttaaattcaaattaatacatattaaaatgtttattgatttggtgttggtggtaatAGTGGTTTGTTTTCCATCAACAAAaagtatttatttaattttttttttttttttttttttttttttttattattattatttttttttttaaaaaaatatttattatttcactCACTCTCACTCTCTTTCTCTCTGTATTTATGATGTTTTTTGcaagaaattataaataattgaatctACCCCTCacataaatagaaaaaaacaCACTCACAAAATCTAATAaaatacacaaaaaaaataaaaaataaaaaaataaataaaaaaataacaccCCCCAACTCATATCAAAGataaagaatatttaaatctttttttgtattttcaaaaaaaaaattcatttattttttataataaaatagaacacataacaatatttttttttatttgtagtaatatttgttaattctaatattattttatattgaattattttttatatgtaaagtaattaaaattttttataattattataaccttaatttatttttaaaattatttttattattattattttttattttttatttttattttcaaaattaatttttattttttatttaattgttcacAAACACATTTAACAacctattaaaaaaattttaaattttaaaaattataatataaaaaattttaataataataataaaaataataataatagtagtggtaccattttaaaaaaatttatatttatttattttatttcaaataatttttaaaatttatttttttatttaatttaattttaattatttttaatatttattctaatctattaccaattttttttctttgttaaattaatttcgAATTTTAATACAGataaaatacaaattaaaaaaataataaaaaacacaatagattaaaaaaaaaaaaaaaaaaaaaaaaaaaaaaaaaaaaaaaaaaaaaaaaatggattctACAAATACAATTTCGTTTTGTTGTGTTTCATGTGATGTATCATTATATGGCGATGTGGTTCAAGGATTTGAAACATTATTACCATGTAACCATACATTATGTAATGAATGTGAAAAAGAATCATTAGCAGTTAAATCTTGTAAATCATGTTGTTCAGAcattttatatcattttccaaataaatatttaagacaattattaattttaaatcaaaaacaattacaacaacaacaacctcaacttaatcaacaacatcaacaacaaattccacaagaacaagaacaacaacaacaacaacaacaacaacaacaacaacaacaacaacaacaacaacaacaacaaacaaaaaaatcaatttcaatatattCAGAAAAACGTCATAGTTCAGAAGCAAATCAAAGTAGTtttgtaatttcaaaatctagCGATAAAATAGGAAAATCACCATCGCcttcatcatcgtcatcatcattttcatcatcaccgCAATCATCACAAAGCGCAGAAGGTTCAGAGATTGATAGTAATGAAGAAGAGAATGATATTTGTAATCAAcataataaacaattgatATCGTATTGTTTAGATTGTAATTGCAATATTTGTCAAGATTGTATAGATCAAATTCATAAAGAGCATAGAGAATTACAAATTGATAGAAATACGATCAATCAATTTGTTTTAGATGAAAGATCATacttacaacaacaaaatcaagtTCATAACCCATATTTAacacctcaacaacaacaacaacaacaaaattcaTCATTAGATCATCAGCTATTTGAATTGGTTAAACAGATAAAGTTatcaaaagtttttaaacAACAATCTATTAATCACTACTCTGGGGAGTTTAAAAAGGTTCAAGACGAATTCCATGTCTATAAACAATTGATTGAAGAGCGTAGattatatttattgaaattcATAGAGAATCAATTCAAATCCGAGCAATTACAATTGGATGAGCAAATTAAAACCTTGGAAAATCAAGCAGATATCATAAAGAAATGTTTAACAGATATTAAATCccaagataaaaataaattaaaaatagttagAAACCtctcaaaaattaatattaaattaacgAAAATGGtaatcaattcaaataatgtaaacaattatcaatataTTCCACCATCGATTGCAAATCCAGATTTAGTTTCAATGTCTGATAAATTAAGATCATTGGGTAGAattaattattcatttaaagATAATCAACATTTATTGGCTTTATCAAAGGAGAGATCATTCCAATTCGATATTGATTCAAATCATTTCCTTCCCTACAGTGAGCACCATCATGATAGTAATCCAATGAAAGATACTATACTTGCTTATAAAGTTATATCCTATCATGATATTTCCAATGGTAATCAagttaataattgtttagtCACAATTTCGGAGAATCAAAAATCTGGACAAATTGAAATCTCAAAACTTCAAGtgaaatcaaatcaaattcaatcgAAAATAGTTGTACCATTGAAATCGTTTAAAACAAATTGCTCAGCTTGTTTCACAAGTAGTTTTAACTCTGCCGCCACTTCTTCCACCACTGTTGCGAATTATGAaatgtttttaattggtggtaTCAATCATAAATCTAAAGatcttttaaaagaaatagataaatataatttacaaaCCAACAAATACGAACCAATGGTTGCAACATTATCAAAACCTAAATATGGTTGTTTAACTTGTTTCGATGGGTCTCGttatatttatatctttGGTGGTATTTTCAAATCACTACAATTAAGTAGAGCTttcattgaaattgaaagatTGGATATCACCACCAATAAATGTGAAATCATATCAAAGTTTCAAGATCCTGATCTTTTAGATTTCAGTAAAAGCCCATTAATTGCATGTCATTTTCATTCaaactttatttattacttgACCAATAAATCattcaaaagatttaatcTTTCCAAGAATACTTTTGAAAATTTGGATTTCCCAAATCCAACACTATATGGCGATGTTGCCAATATTAATGGTTCAATATCTTTGATGTACGATTCTGGTAGATTCattctattatttaatgataatattttcCTATTCCCACTCTCTCAATTAAAACCTACTGATGTTGCTCCATTGAAATGGTATCCAAAATATACTAAAATTAACTCTACTGATTTCACCTCCTCTTCAATGTCTTgcttaaatttaattggttcaaAACAATCTTGgcaacaacaatctcaaaATCCTTCTTATTTAGTTCAAAACTTACatggtttattaatttataatgaaactcattaaaaaaaaaagaaaaaaaaaaaaaacaacaacacctgtatataaattctttttttaaattacctCTATcatatcatttatttataataaaataaaaattatgtaaatatcataattttttttttactcaaaattaaaaaattatataatgttagggaatttttaaaaatttgtgATCAAAATAATGGAAAATACTAAATGCCATAtctcatttttaatattttttatttatttatttttttagttttttaaaatttgtaataaaaacaatttaaaataaaaaaatttaataatcttttttattataataaatttaaaattaaacaaaaattattaattttaatattattttttttttttatttttattttttaaatacactaaaataaaaaaaataaaaaattggatatttttaaagtttcaatttaaactactaaatttttaataattaaattttgtttgattttttattattattattattattattattatttattattatttcgtTTTGTTTTATAATCAATTGGTACCAATGAATTGTCTACTCTCTTTGCAGCCGATACTACTGCATTACATAGTCTTAACCAGTGAAGTTTATTTACAGTTGGTAATAAATCTctaattgaataatattcATCTGTACCAAAGTTTGACTTTTTTGACAATCCAAAAGGACCAAGAAAGCAAAAAGTAAAGCATATTCTACAACATATCTCGCTTTTGTGGGATAATCTGGTAACATGTCCATATCTTTTCCGGTTCTACTAATCATCTCTCTTAATCTATTTGCATCTATACCTAAAAAATAACTATTTACTaatgttgataaatttgtttcatccatttttttctattactttcttttttattgtttttttctttgagaCAGCTGTGAAGTAAGTAAGCCAATATAaaatgtttgtttttttcttgtgtttttttttttttttaattaattatattatattattaaaaataaaaaaaaataaaaaaaaaagaaaaaaaaaaattatttccaatCCTCTTTcctatttcatttttttgaataattccCATTTTTggaactttatttttaataatataaaaatacacCCCGCcgaaaattttataaaatattttcaatatttttttttaagtttaaaaaattttccccctttttttttcaattttttatttttttttattttttttttttttttattttatttatttgtttataaatttttttttgtgtgtatttatttctttattgaattaaaaataataccaCACAATGGCAAAAAAAGCAAATAAAGAACAATCACCAAAAAAAACTTCACCTACATCATCACAAGGCTCGACTGcgacaaagaaaaaaacgaAAACATCTGAACCAGCAGGAACTGTgagtaaataaatttatcattccaatctttttataaacattttttaatttttttttttttttttttttatatatataaaaaataggATATTAGAAATTTCTTTGCAGTAATTAAACCATCAACTAGTGgtgaaaatgttaaaaatgatttatttagcAAAGCAAAAGAGGATagtaataaagaattttcaTTGTCAGAcaaagaaaatgatgatgttaAAATCATTAGCAACAAAAAAGATACAACTAACAATGATAAAAAGAAGCCATCAGAAAATAAATCACCTAAAAAGAAAGAACCATCAAAATCTATTGATTTAACTTCTGATGAAGATAAAAGTTCAAGTGAAGAAGATAAAAAGAaaccatcttcatcttcttctaaaaagaaaccatcatcttcatcttcttctttaccaaataaaaaaaaatcaacattaaaaagattaaagaaaaaaagagatgattcttcatcatcatcatcatcatcagagtCAGATTTTGATTCAGGTTCAGATTTAGATATAGAATCAATAGACCAAAAACCAAAAAcgataacaaaaaaaaagaatttaaaaagaaaatcaaaaccaGATTCATCCTCGTCAAGTGAGGATGAAACTAAACATCAAAAAGataagaaaattaaattaaaaacacctgaaaaaaaaatagaagaACCTGAAAAGAAAGTAGAAATACCAtcatcaacttcatcaatatcatctTCTCAAAAGAAAATTGTTTATTCATTTGAAGATTCAGAAGATTCAGATGCTGATAAACCGATTCCACCTTCTAAAAAACCTTCAGCAGTAGTTGTAAATGCACCCTCAACAAAAAcatttgaaaagaaaaaagaaaatactgatataccaccatcaccatcaaaaacaaaagaaacaacttcaacaactacTGATACAAAACCCATAAAATCACCaagtaaatcaaataaaagtacaacaccaacaacaacaacaccaataacaacagaaaagaaaaaaatagcACAACTTGAATTTGAATCACCAATAGTTTCAATAACAGCAATTGATacagaaaagaaaaaagatggtaataaagataataaaaataaggaaaaagataaagattcATCACCATTTGATGAAATGGAAATTGAGGAATCAAAATCCAAAACCATTAtgccaaataataataataataataaatcaaaagaatcaTCAAGTTCAACTacaaatagtaaaaataatacatcaatgaatgatgatttaatatttgatgattttgcgttttcaccaattaaatcaGGTTCAAATAAAACAACTCCATCTAAATCAACCTCTTCTCCATCTAAAGAAACTacaccaattaaaacaagATCAAAAACTGTTGAATctaaatttgatgatgattcaatATTTGATTCTCCTGATAAAAAAACTACAACTACCACTGCCTCTAATACAAAAACTAAAACACCTCCATCAAAGAAAGATAAATTCAATCATGATATTATTTTCGAGGAAAGTGATACACCACTTAATCGTGCTATTGAAGATTCTATTGTAAAGAGATCATTGTCAGgcttaaataatattgataaagattcaaaaactacaacaacaacaacaacagaaaaaaaacaaaaactaaaatcaGACCCATTTGATACTGAAACCGAAGAAGAAACAGAAGATGAAGGTGATGAACCATTATATAaacaacaatcatcatcatttggaAGTGGTTCAATTAATCCAACCGCCACACCAACTACACCAACAAAGAAACCAGCAGCCACATCAACAAATGCAACACCAACTAAAAAACCAAATCCATTTATGTACATGAATGGAagaccaacaccaccaaatAAAGGTTCAAAACCAAGACCTCAGGGTAAAGAAAATTGTCTTAGAGGTAAAGTATTTTTGGTTAGTGGTGTAATGGATTGTTTTGAAAGAGATGAAATGCATGATATCATTAAAAGATGGGGTGGAAAAGTTGCAAAATCTGCCGTTAAACTTTTGAACTATTTAGTTAGTGGTAAAGATGTTGGTGAAAAGAAGTTAGAGGGTGCTAAAAAAGTTGGTGCTAAAATTATTACTGAAGATGAATTTTTAGAAATGATCAATAAAACTTTACCAAAACCAGTTTCGACAACTGAAACTACTCATATTTCCTTACCAACTCCAACTCCAACTCCAACTCCAACCCcagcatcatcatcatcatcatcaactactactactactactactactactactactacaaatTCCACAGGAATAAAGGGACCATCATTACCAGTGAGATCTGGTAGTGGTGGAAGTTCAACAGGAATTAAAGGACCATCATTACCTGTGAGATCTGGTAGTGGTGGAAcgacatcatcatcaccaccttTAACTTTTACGTCATCACCTCCAACTTCAACAACCAccgcaacaacaacaacaacatcatcaccaccaattaGTATGGCTTCGGTAATTGTgccaaaatcaatttcaacaataCCAAAAGGACATGATATTTTATGGGTAGAAAAATATAGACCAAAAGTAATTGAAGATATAGTTGGTAATCCAGGTATTTTCCAAGAGTTTGGTAAATGGTTAGATCAATGGAACTCTACAGCACCAAGAGATGCAAGTAAAAAGAATGCAGTTTTATTATCAGGACCACCAGGTATTGGTAAAACTTCAGCagctttattaatttgtaagCAAAAAGGCTTTGAAGCAATTGAATTGAATGCAAGTGATGCAAGAAGTAAATCAGAgattaaaagattattatcTGGTGTATCAGATAATCAAAACATTACCAAATTCTTTGGTACAACCAATCAAGACACTGGTAAAGATGTACAAGCcaataaaaagattaaaactGCCATTATTTTAGATGAAATCGATGGTTCAAGTGGTAACTCAGATCGTGGTGGTATTGCAGAGATCATTGGTTTAATTAAGAAATCAAAGATGCCATTCATTTGTTTATGTAATGATTACTATAGTTCAAAGGTAACCTCTTTGAGAAACCATTGTATGGATTTGAAATTAAGGAAACCAACACTCAATCAAGTCTCCTCAAGATTATTGGCAATTGCAAAACATGAAGGTATGAAAGTGTCCTCCTATATGATCGAAAAAGTTTATACTTCAAGTCATTCAGATATTAGACAATCTATAAATACCCTTCAAATGATGTCTCGTTCAAAGAGAGATTATAACAATGACAATGTCACTCAAAGCCTTCAAGAGAAAGATTTCGATATCTCTCCATTCACAGCCGCTGAATTAATCCTTCGTGaagataatagtaatatcaATAAGAAATTGGATTATTTCTTCTCTGATTTCTCTTTGGTaccattaataattcaagAGAACTATTTAAAAACTAGACCttatggtggtggtagtcaATCAAAATATAATGATTGTGAATTGATTTCAATGGCCGCCGATGCATTAAGTGATTCCGATCAATTTGGAAGAGCCATAGGTAAGGAAATGGCTTGGAATTTATTACCAACTTATGGTGTCACCTCTTGTATTATTCCATCGGGTTATATTAGAGGTAGTCCACCAATGCCATTGTCTTTCCCTTCTTACCTTGGTAAATATTCAAATGCTTCAAAACAACAACGTTTCGTTAGAGAATTACAATTACATATGAGATCAACCAGTAATACATTTGTAAATCGTGATGAAACTAGACTTTACTATGTACCAATGTTAAAACATCATTTAATTCAACCTTTGGTTcaagatgataatgatggt encodes:
- the rfc1 gene encoding replication factor C subunit, whose translation is MAKKANKEQSPKKTSPTSSQGSTATKKKTKTSEPAGTDIRNFFAVIKPSTSGENVKNDLFSKAKEDSNKEFSLSDKENDDVKIISNKKDTTNNDKKKPSENKSPKKKEPSKSIDLTSDEDKSSSEEDKKKPSSSSSKKKPSSSSSSLPNKKKSTLKRLKKKRDDSSSSSSSSESDFDSGSDLDIESIDQKPKTITKKKNLKRKSKPDSSSSSEDETKHQKDKKIKLKTPEKKIEEPEKKVEIPSSTSSISSSQKKIVYSFEDSEDSDADKPIPPSKKPSAVVVNAPSTKTFEKKKENTDIPPSPSKTKETTSTTTDTKPIKSPSKSNKSTTPTTTTPITTEKKKIAQLEFESPIVSITAIDTEKKKDGNKDNKNKEKDKDSSPFDEMEIEESKSKTIMPNNNNNNKSKESSSSTTNSKNNTSMNDDLIFDDFAFSPIKSGSNKTTPSKSTSSPSKETTPIKTRSKTVESKFDDDSIFDSPDKKTTTTTASNTKTKTPPSKKDKFNHDIIFEESDTPLNRAIEDSIVKRSLSGLNNIDKDSKTTTTTTTEKKQKLKSDPFDTETEEETEDEGDEPLYKQQSSSFGSGSINPTATPTTPTKKPAATSTNATPTKKPNPFMYMNGRPTPPNKGSKPRPQGKENCLRGKVFLVSGVMDCFERDEMHDIIKRWGGKVAKSAVKLLNYLVSGKDVGEKKLEGAKKVGAKIITEDEFLEMINKTLPKPVSTTETTHISLPTPTPTPTPTPASSSSSSTTTTTTTTTTTTNSTGIKGPSLPVRSGSGGSSTGIKGPSLPVRSGSGGTTSSSPPLTFTSSPPTSTTTATTTTTSSPPISMASVIVPKSISTIPKGHDILWVEKYRPKVIEDIVGNPGIFQEFGKWLDQWNSTAPRDASKKNAVLLSGPPGIGKTSAALLICKQKGFEAIELNASDARSKSEIKRLLSGVSDNQNITKFFGTTNQDTGKDVQANKKIKTAIILDEIDGSSGNSDRGGIAEIIGLIKKSKMPFICLCNDYYSSKVTSLRNHCMDLKLRKPTLNQVSSRLLAIAKHEGMKVSSYMIEKVYTSSHSDIRQSINTLQMMSRSKRDYNNDNVTQSLQEKDFDISPFTAAELILREDNSNINKKLDYFFSDFSLVPLIIQENYLKTRPYGGGSQSKYNDCELISMAADALSDSDQFGRAIGKEMAWNLLPTYGVTSCIIPSGYIRGSPPMPLSFPSYLGKYSNASKQQRFVRELQLHMRSTSNTFVNRDETRLYYVPMLKHHLIQPLVQDDNDGIENVINVMDEYGLTEDDRNNIIELSTWGKEDPLKDVKTQVKSAFTRKFRSTSHAIYDVSLLSSKGSGGGGTNIAEGYEEVEGESQNQIEEEDEETEEKDSLPNLVKKSSVKSKSDTKPKSTKSKSTTTKSKKK